From the genome of Nicotiana sylvestris chromosome 1, ASM39365v2, whole genome shotgun sequence:
gcaaaccacacataatgtgaaagtcttcaagggtgaaggaaacatcatggccaaaaatcttgaaactaatTGAGTCTCGATCACTCGTGAATATTCGAGAGAGACACAGACAATGAACCAACTTCATGCTGCATTTGAAATTCTCCATAGCCATAATGTATCGAAATGTACCATTATGAAGCTTATCCCGTTGTGTAGGAGTCAAGAAAGTTGCAATTAATTTCTTCAAATCGTGGTTCCCCTTCCAGTAACCCTTAGAGTTAAACCAATCTCGAAATTTAAAATATCTTTAACCTGGTCTTGTAGGTGGAGGAGCACAGACATAAGGACCTGGAGGTATTACAGGTAGTCTAGGTGCTTTAGGTGCATTAGCTGCTTTGCGTACTTTAGCTACATTAGGATCTTTAGGTGCTTTAGGTGCCATCTGTTCAAAATAAGTAAAACATACAAAAAATAACATCAGGACATTATCAAAAAgatcagttaaaacttcaatCTCTAAGAAGGctaaagttcgacagttacaaaacaaaacttcagctctaaagcttaagttcgccagttacaaaaatagaaacttcagctctagagttgaagttcgacAGCTACAAAAACAAAaccttcaactctagagctgaagttcaccagtaacaaaacacaaaaacttcagctcaccagttacaaaacacaAAACATTCAGCCCCATGttgtagtttttacaaaaaacaaaacacaaattcaaatccaaaaataatgACAAAACATGgggaaaaaaaacttcagcttttatCTAAGGTATCATCGCTTTAATAGTATCatctatttaactctcaaaattttttaaaatttggacGTCTAATCActgaagaatttatagaattttcatcaacatcATAAAAACTCgttcaaaaaacctaaaaacacaATCGTAAAAGTAAAACTAATGCACTTATCAAACTAAACACTAAGAAACTATTTAATCATAAATACATGactatcaaaaccaaaaccagaaaaagaaaaaaaaacacagaaaatcgtaaaataaaacccaaaaaatTAATGCAATGTACCTGTGATTAAATCGTAATATGGGAACAACGACAAATAgcagttgaaaaatcaaaacaacaacgaaaacccTTTGATTTCAGAAAAGAACAAATCAAAAAACGCGAAtaacgagagagagagagacaaagACAGTAAAGGACTAGCGTATACTTGGAGAGAAAGTAGTCTTTTAATGAAGAAGGGCAAAATAGTCTTTTTAAAaggcttttaacaaaaaaaaggGTACGGGTGCAAACAGAAAGACAAAGCGGCTACAGCTTTAGGGCGCTCTGTGCAATTTTTACGATTGCAAACGGGATAACGTACTTACATAATTAGAAGAAAAAACTCCAATTATAGATATTGGTATGAGGTAGCCAATAAGTGTATATCATAACACTAATGTGTATAtcaaaatatatattaaaaatttgttttattttttttgtaatatcacaactttattttccttctttgtatatacaaaataaggaataaataataaaacaggGGTTTTAGGATTTGACTATATAATGCCAATTGTTTGGAGTTGGCCTTTGCCAAAACCTAATATAAGGCTAAAAAATTGTCAATTCCTCTCATGTATTGTCACCATGTGTCATTTACCCATTGTAAACAACAAATTTGTGGGGGAagagattcttttttttttttttgtagttggTATATTTGCGAAAATACACAAGAAAGGGAAGTACTACACTGTAATTTCACATATTGATTTCTCATTGAAAAAAATGCAAACAAATTCTTATTGCTCTTGTGAATGCTCTTGCGAAGATCAATGTACTTTTGAGTTTTATTATCATTATCGTAGGGACTAAAGTAATATATACCCTACGATTTCTTGACATGTCTCTCTTAGTTTCTTGTTCAAGGTTAATATAAACAAAAACCTGGTATTAGTAACAACTATTGTAGTAATAAGCACTAAGAACTTGGTCATTATTGTATCCCAAACAGGAATACTGCAGAGTAACGAATTCTGCTTTTTCCTTCCCATTACAACCTTGATGAATCATTTCTATAGTTCGAACATTGTTCCCTTGACACCTGTTTTTTCAACTAAAGCCAATAAAGCACTCAAATTTACTGGTCATTTTCCATGATTAGACACCATTTATTCCATGACAATGACTTCCATTCTTACAAGTAATTTTCACTTAATTCACATTTACCAAATGCAAGCTCATGAcccacaaaaatagacaaaacaactACTCCATGCCATTTGACGTAAAATTATATGATTACACACGAAAtttgagaaagaagaaaaaaaaaaagaatatcgACACATAAGTTAATGGCAAATTTATGTTAAGTAACAAATAACGAAATGGTAAGAACTccacatatttttttttatttcatctCTCCTAAataaaggaatgacattttataaaCTTCTATAAAGCAGGTCCAAACAAGTCATCTCCATAAAGATAAAGCTCGAAGGTTAATTTTAAATAGTTTTCAAATAAAAGAATTGTCGCATAAAATAGGACAGTAAATCTTAAACAGATGTCACATCCTGGCTGGCTCAAATACACGaccacctccccccccccccctcctccaaaccccaaaaaaaaaaaaaaactccctAACGTAAAGAAAAAAACAAATTTGGATTTTGTAATTGGAGGATCCTTTTAGTACATCCAAATAGCAATCGCCACAAGTCCACACAAGTCATTATCTCTATATTTGCAAGTATCCGTATTTCCAAAATATGTGTCTATAACCTAGCAACGAAAGTGCCAAATCTTGAGCCATATTCAGCAACTCTTTCTTGTAAATATGAAGAAAGAATTGGCGTAGAATGGAAAGGGTAAGGGGGGCAAAGAAACAATCTTGCCAGTGAAACTTTCACCAATTTGACACTATGGGACTAGATTCATATGCTAACCAAAGACAATTGAATTTAGCAAAAACAGACTGGTTCTTTGTCTATATTCCAAAATCACCAGTGTTCTAACAGTTACACCTGCATTTAAGCCTTTCCTTTTATAGCAATAGTGTCCGAGCCAGCTTACCGAAACCTCAATTATTTCACGAGATACCTACTACCTTCCACCGTAACACTTTCAAGCTGGCTACTAGTCAACAGAAAATCACCTCATGTGTACTGCTATTTTTACCACCTCCAACAATGCCAAATTTCATTATTGCAAAATATAGAAAGACCTCATTGGATATTCCATGTGCAAGAGAACTATAAATACCTAGAAACACTGGCGGATGCAGAATTTCCGCTAAGGGAGTTCAaacaaaaaagttaaaaaaattagTAGAGATTGTGgctagtgggaattgaactaGTGACCGCAAGAAGGTTTTGAACACCCTAGACCATTGAGTTATGCTTTTGGCCTGTGTTAAGGGGATTCAAAACATAAGATATAGCggtaaaaaacagattttgccttatatacatggtgtaatttttcggcgaagagGGTTCcacccccctaaatccgcccctgttTAGAAACCATTCCGACTATAACAGTGAGATATGTTGAATTACACATGTTGGATATGTTCATATTGTGCATCCTGAAGAAAAGAAACAGTACCTAAAAACACATCTTCTAAGGGGAGGAAGTGTTCTAAGGATGTACATGTTCAAGGTCAAGGAAGTGACAAAggaaaattagaaaagaaaataaacCAAGGGGTGATACGAACACAGACCATGATAACGCGTGTAAGAAAGCAAACATAGTTCTATATAATTCCAGTTATTATACAACTTCATGATTTAAGATGTTCATCCATGAAGCAGAGTAGTATGATCTCCTATATAACATTAGCAAGACTTACCCCCTCTACTACGGAGGCTAACGTGGGAAATGTTAAACTGTAAATCAGCATATCTGCTAGCCGAAGACAAGATGACCATAACCACTGGCGCATCTATTAGAATATACAAACAATATCCAGACACTTTTGGTACCTGGAATAAATATAGCACAGATCCAGCTACATGATTGAGGTTTTTCTGCTTCCAACAACCAACCCAGCCACTGGAGCAGAATCCAAGCAATAGCATGACCTTTAATTGCTAATGCTATACGATCTTTCAAACGGTTGACAGGCTAGGTACTAACTTCAACAAAACATCAAGCGTCTTCAAGCATCCTACTTTTATCAAGGTTAAATCTACTAAGAGTCAGAATTCACAAAGTTACTTATTTCGTCCATGACAGTATAGAAGTGTTCATTATTTGGCAACAAGTAGAACCCTATTGTTGCCTTCTCCAAATATATCAGTTTAACATTTTGTCCAGCCTTCTTGAGCCCATCTGCATAGGCCAACTGCCAATCCTGAACAAGATCCAACCCTGCTACAACAACAAGATTCTTAGGGAACTTAACTCCATTGAGGTTTATACCATTTGGACCAAACGGGTTGCATGCAGGATGGTCCCGGTCTGAACCTTCAGGAAGATAAGCTCTCCAATACCAGTCTCGGTCTTGAAGTGTGACGAAATATTTGCCATCTAACCGCTTCTCCGATTCAGTTCTCTCTTGTCCGCCAAACATAGGGTTTAGCAGTATATTTCCCAACACTTGTACGTCGGATTCTACTGCCCTGAAAGCCACATTATGAACAATATTACCACCAGAGCTATCTCCAGCTAAGTATATGTGAACCTTCGAGTCTTTTCTGCTCTGCAACCATTGCCTTGAATTAACCCACTCAAGAGCAGTCCATCCATCATCATAAGCACAAGGATAACGATTTTCGGGTGCTCGCCTGTAGTTAACTGACACAACAACTGCTTTGCAATTACCAACAAGGCGTCGACATAGCGTGTCATAGATAGCACTATTGAAAGAAGAGTGTGCGAAACTTCCACCATGGAAGAAAATTATGACGGGTACAACATCAGCAGTCACAGGCTTTTCAAGTTCAATTATGCTCGGCGAAGCTCCATCTTCAAAAGATGGACGATAGACACGGCTGAGTAGGCCTATTTCACGATCAATGACAACATCAAAAGAGAAAACTCCATCAACTGGATTTGCATTGGCTGGGACCTTACGGTCAAGGAACTCTGCCAAGTGACGGTTGAAAGTCCCATCAGGGCGACGAAGAAGATTgtaagctaacttgaagttggaAATTAGGATCCATGTATTGAGTGGAACCACCCTCTATAAGAAAACAGAGGTGAAAGTTGAGAAATTGTACGATTTTGAAGTGATGATAACCTGCACTATGTATAACAATATTCTCAATTTACATCTAACACTTACAACACAATTGTAAATAACACTACAATGTCCTATTCAAGGATGATGTGCCCAACTAAAGCTATCCATTTATTATGCACATATATCATGATATTTAGCATAAATACTATGACACTGCAGCATACTAAAAGAGGAATAGCTAAAATGATTCAGGCCCATTATACAAAATGGAAATTTTTTAGCAGAACAATTAGAGCAACTCCAGACCCACACTACCAAGGTATACAGACTGAAAATCTACACAAAAGGACACTCATTTTCCTATAAAAACAAGCATATTTATGGGGTACAGAGCACTGATAGACCAAATATAGCAGCAAAGAACCAATATTTTAGCAAGTACAACCTTTCAAAAATACAAGTTCCAAGATAAACATAACCCTACCCCTC
Proteins encoded in this window:
- the LOC104235331 gene encoding gibberellin receptor GID1C-like; its protein translation is MARNNEAPANESKNESKRVVPLNTWILISNFKLAYNLLRRPDGTFNRHLAEFLDRKVPANANPVDGVFSFDVVIDREIGLLSRVYRPSFEDGASPSIIELEKPVTADVVPVIIFFHGGSFAHSSFNSAIYDTLCRRLVGNCKAVVVSVNYRRAPENRYPCAYDDGWTALEWVNSRQWLQSRKDSKVHIYLAGDSSGGNIVHNVAFRAVESDVQVLGNILLNPMFGGQERTESEKRLDGKYFVTLQDRDWYWRAYLPEGSDRDHPACNPFGPNGINLNGVKFPKNLVVVAGLDLVQDWQLAYADGLKKAGQNVKLIYLEKATIGFYLLPNNEHFYTVMDEISNFVNSDS